In one Fluviispira vulneris genomic region, the following are encoded:
- the panC gene encoding pantoate--beta-alanine ligase — protein MPLIIITRKKELMQYVDEQKEKRKTIGFVPTMGALHEGHASLIRQSVNENDCTIVSIFVNPKQFSIHEDLANYPRTFQSDSELCDKCNATLLFAPTVEEMYPLNFKTEVKVTGLTEVLCGAFRPGHFDGVSTVLALLINLTQANKLYLGQKDFQQVQVVRKMATDLLFRTQILSCPTVREKDGLALSSRNRYLSPEGRRKAVAIPKALALVAKAFLAGERSVNKLDELCLAELKKENLIPQYLEFRLISDITQKYEDSLNAECVLAIAQFIEIDGSKTRLIDNIVLGNDSSQIDALNELIKRALG, from the coding sequence ATGCCACTCATTATTATCACGCGCAAAAAAGAGCTCATGCAATATGTTGATGAACAAAAAGAAAAAAGAAAAACGATTGGTTTTGTCCCAACAATGGGAGCACTTCACGAGGGACACGCAAGTCTTATCCGCCAATCTGTGAATGAAAATGATTGTACTATCGTTTCAATATTCGTTAATCCAAAACAATTCTCTATTCATGAAGATTTGGCGAACTACCCAAGAACGTTTCAAAGTGATTCAGAACTTTGCGATAAATGCAATGCAACATTACTTTTTGCTCCGACGGTAGAGGAAATGTATCCACTCAATTTTAAAACCGAGGTTAAAGTAACCGGATTGACTGAAGTCCTATGTGGAGCATTTAGACCTGGACATTTTGATGGTGTTTCTACAGTACTTGCTTTATTAATTAATTTAACTCAAGCAAATAAACTCTATTTAGGCCAAAAAGATTTTCAACAGGTCCAAGTCGTAAGAAAAATGGCCACCGATTTACTCTTTCGTACCCAAATTCTATCGTGCCCTACTGTAAGGGAAAAAGATGGCCTCGCTTTAAGCAGTCGCAATCGCTATTTAAGTCCAGAAGGACGAAGAAAAGCAGTTGCTATCCCAAAAGCTCTGGCTCTCGTTGCAAAAGCTTTTCTTGCTGGCGAACGATCTGTCAATAAACTAGACGAATTGTGCCTTGCAGAATTAAAAAAAGAAAATCTCATCCCTCAGTACCTAGAATTCCGCCTGATCTCTGATATAACTCAAAAATATGAAGATAGCCTTAACGCAGAATGCGTCCTAGCGATAGCCCAATTTATTGAAATAGATGGATCCAAGACTCGCCTTATTGACAATATCGTTCTCGGCAACGATTCTTCCCAAATTGATGCTCTCAATGAGCTTATCAAGAGGGCATTAGGTTAG
- a CDS encoding ABC transporter ATP-binding protein, which translates to MLLVENLSVNYGAIQALKNINFEIFQNEIVSLVGSNGAGKTTFLRTLSGLVKSKSGKIFFNKNNISNLESHEIVKLGVSQSPEGRMVFPDMTVKENLLMGAFCTKKSSQEVQNDIDRMVAWFPRLGERMAQKSILLSGGEQQMLAIARALMAKPKLLLLDEPSLGIAPLIVQQIFKIISELNREGMTILLAEQNARLALKISHRAYVLELGSVIKKGDAQSLLFDDDVQRAYLGG; encoded by the coding sequence ATGTTGCTCGTTGAGAATTTATCTGTTAATTACGGAGCTATTCAAGCATTAAAAAATATTAATTTTGAAATTTTTCAAAATGAAATTGTTTCCTTAGTTGGAAGTAATGGAGCAGGAAAAACAACTTTTTTAAGAACATTATCCGGCCTTGTTAAATCGAAGAGTGGTAAAATATTTTTTAATAAAAATAACATTTCAAACTTAGAGTCACATGAAATTGTAAAACTTGGAGTGAGTCAATCTCCTGAAGGCCGTATGGTTTTTCCAGATATGACAGTTAAAGAAAATCTTTTGATGGGAGCTTTTTGTACAAAAAAATCATCTCAAGAAGTTCAGAACGATATTGACAGAATGGTCGCTTGGTTTCCCCGATTAGGAGAGCGCATGGCCCAAAAATCCATTCTCCTCTCAGGTGGTGAACAGCAAATGTTAGCCATAGCCCGCGCATTGATGGCTAAACCTAAATTACTGCTTTTAGATGAACCTAGCTTAGGGATTGCCCCACTTATTGTTCAACAAATATTTAAAATTATTTCAGAACTCAATCGTGAAGGAATGACTATTCTACTCGCAGAACAAAATGCCCGTTTGGCTTTGAAAATTTCTCACAGAGCATATGTTTTAGAGCTTGGCTCGGTAATTAAAAAAGGTGATGCTCAATCCCTCTTATTTGATGATGATGTTCAAAGAGCTTATCTAGGAGGGTAG